From the genome of Bombus huntii isolate Logan2020A chromosome 14, iyBomHunt1.1, whole genome shotgun sequence, one region includes:
- the LOC126873467 gene encoding enhancer of split mbeta protein-like: MTPHTSYTPVGGMEYEEPVSRTYQYRKVMKPMLERKRRARINRCLDELKDLMVTALQAEGENVAKLEKADILELTVRHLHTLRAARRLTLTPENSYADRFREGFTQCAQEVSSFLSTPVAAAVHPAAGAQLMRHLGGCLRRLEGPASTNTATTTVTAVSKTTPAVSPAANVMINVPQNVYTPPQSPVSVVSSSGESTESSNAVWRPW, translated from the coding sequence ATGACACCGCATACCAGCTACACACCGGTCGGCGGTATGGAGTACGAAGAGCCAGTGTCGAGGACTTATCAGTACAGAAAGGTGATGAAACCGATGCTGGAGAGGAAGAGGCGGGCCAGGATcaatcgttgtctcgatgagCTAAAGGACCTCATGGTGACCGCTCTGCAAGCCGAGGGCGAGAACGTGGCGAAGCTGGAGAAGGCTGACATACTTGAACTCACTGTTCGTCACCTTCACACGCTCAGGGCTGCCAGAAGGCTGACTCTGACACCGGAGAACAGCTACGCGGACAGATTCAGAGAAGGATTCACCCAGTGCGCGCAGGAAGTGTCGTCGTTCCTGTCGACTCCTGTGGCAGCAGCCGTTCATCCAGCCGCCGGTGCACAGTTAATGAGACACCTTGGCGGATGTCTGCGGCGACTCGAAGGACCAGCGTCGACGAACACCGCCACCACCACGGTGACCGCTGTCAGTAAAACGACACCCGCTGTCAGTCCAGCTGCCAACGTGATGATCAACGTGCCACAAAACGTTTACACGCCGCCACAAAGTCCTGTCAGCGTGGTGAGTTCTTCGGGCGAATCCACGGAATCTTCTAACGCTGTTTGGAGGCCGTGGTGA